From Bacteroidota bacterium, a single genomic window includes:
- a CDS encoding M20 family peptidase, which yields MIKKTVKLLGGILLLLIIVLLVQTFRFKSKQPPISAPISFKMDTASIKNLCDAINYQTVSFDDTSLIDKNQFTLFTKFLSERYPLVDSILLPQKINSSLLYTWKGKNNNIKPIILIAHMDVVPATNTSDNKWKEDPFSGIVKDGYIWGRGTRDDKISVISILEAVNSLLKENYSPERTIYIGFGHDEEIGGLNGAKKIAEHLEKQGIKAEYVLDEGLLVTKNLVPGISKKVALIGTSEKGYVSLELSAHIDGGHSSMPGKKTAIGTLSEAIAKLEKNQAPAKICKPVEEFFEYVGPEMPFIQRMVFANTWLLKNIVIGIFEKTNSGNSLVRTTMAATIFDAGTKDNILPAEAKATINFRVLPGETISEVVNRTKRIIGDESVSITIKGQQNEPMPSSTADSPSFKIIAQSISQTFDSTLVAPSLFIAASDSKHYLNVAENIYRFLPLVTTGEELKQIHGENERISIDNYQKCILFYQQLIKNSNVMEVN from the coding sequence ATGATAAAAAAAACAGTGAAATTATTAGGTGGAATATTACTTCTGCTGATTATAGTCCTTTTAGTTCAAACATTTCGTTTCAAATCTAAACAACCACCAATCAGTGCTCCTATTTCGTTTAAAATGGATACTGCCAGCATTAAAAATTTATGCGATGCTATTAATTATCAAACGGTCTCGTTTGATGATACATCGCTCATTGATAAAAATCAATTTACATTGTTTACAAAATTTTTGTCTGAGAGATATCCATTGGTCGATTCAATTTTATTGCCCCAAAAAATAAACTCCAGCTTGTTATATACTTGGAAAGGGAAAAATAACAACATAAAACCAATTATACTTATTGCGCACATGGATGTTGTACCTGCAACCAATACAAGCGACAATAAATGGAAAGAAGATCCGTTTAGCGGCATTGTTAAAGATGGATACATTTGGGGGCGTGGCACGCGAGACGATAAAATATCTGTTATCAGTATTTTAGAAGCTGTTAATTCATTACTAAAAGAAAACTATTCGCCCGAAAGAACTATATACATTGGCTTTGGACACGATGAAGAAATTGGAGGATTAAATGGCGCAAAAAAAATTGCCGAACACTTAGAAAAACAAGGCATAAAAGCGGAATACGTATTAGACGAGGGATTACTGGTTACAAAAAATCTAGTCCCAGGTATTTCTAAAAAAGTAGCATTGATAGGCACTTCAGAAAAAGGATATGTATCGCTTGAATTATCTGCCCATATTGATGGTGGACATTCATCCATGCCGGGTAAAAAAACAGCAATAGGCACACTATCTGAAGCAATAGCTAAACTCGAAAAAAATCAAGCTCCCGCAAAAATTTGCAAACCGGTTGAGGAATTTTTTGAATATGTTGGCCCTGAAATGCCTTTTATACAGCGAATGGTGTTTGCAAACACGTGGCTACTAAAAAATATCGTGATCGGAATATTTGAAAAAACAAATTCGGGGAACTCGTTGGTGCGAACAACTATGGCTGCAACAATTTTTGATGCAGGAACAAAAGACAATATTTTGCCGGCAGAAGCTAAAGCCACTATTAATTTTAGAGTTTTACCCGGAGAAACAATATCGGAAGTTGTAAATAGAACAAAAAGAATAATTGGAGATGAATCTGTTTCAATTACTATTAAAGGTCAACAGAACGAACCAATGCCTTCATCAACAGCAGACTCGCCATCGTTTAAAATTATCGCGCAAAGCATTTCACAAACATTTGATAGTACATTAGTAGCACCATCGCTGTTTATTGCAGCAAGCGATTCTAAACATTATTTGAATGTTGCCGAAAATATTTATAGATTTTTACCATTGGTAACAACTGGAGAAGAGCTAAAACAAATACATGGAGAAAACGAACGAATATCAATTGATAATTACCAAAAATGTATTCTATTCTACCAACAATTGATAAAAAATTCTAATGTAATGGAAGTAAATTAA
- a CDS encoding glycosyltransferase family 4 protein: MRVALLTDGIQPYVMGGMQRHSFFIAKYLAQNKIFVELFHTQHNNNLAISKLECFTDDEKKYINSHVIQFPQMGKAPGHYLRESYEYSIRIFNKLKDIKNVDFIYAKGFSGWKCIQEKIKGHYFGAPIAVKFHGLNMFQKPPGIKGWLESLLFKSPVKYNMLNADYVFSYGGRITEITKRVGVLNEKIIELPTGIESDWIKSSNEIKKTTDDIKFVYVGRYERLKGIEELSLAIKQLDKFLKAEFHFVGPIPERKKIKGSNIFYHGAISDKSKIVSILDSCDVLVCPSYSEGMPNVIIEAMSRGLAIMATDVGAINYLVSSKNGWLIKEPTVLAIKTVLTDIIKFPKNELDLKKVESIYFTEKNLKWENVATGLITALNNAIKSYKTSSGRPDK, from the coding sequence TTGCGAGTAGCACTTCTTACAGACGGAATACAGCCATACGTAATGGGCGGAATGCAAAGGCATTCTTTCTTCATAGCCAAGTATTTAGCTCAAAATAAAATTTTTGTAGAGCTGTTTCATACGCAACATAATAACAATCTTGCTATTTCTAAGTTGGAATGTTTTACTGATGACGAAAAAAAATATATCAATTCGCATGTGATTCAATTCCCTCAAATGGGTAAGGCTCCGGGGCATTATCTTCGAGAGTCGTACGAGTATTCTATTCGAATTTTTAACAAGCTAAAGGATATCAAAAATGTTGATTTTATTTATGCAAAGGGGTTTTCCGGATGGAAATGTATTCAAGAAAAAATTAAAGGACATTATTTTGGTGCACCCATTGCAGTAAAGTTCCACGGTTTAAATATGTTTCAGAAACCGCCAGGCATTAAAGGTTGGTTGGAGAGTTTGCTGTTTAAATCGCCAGTAAAGTATAATATGCTTAACGCAGATTACGTTTTTTCCTATGGAGGCAGAATTACAGAAATAACGAAAAGAGTAGGGGTGTTAAATGAAAAAATTATTGAATTGCCAACCGGTATTGAATCGGATTGGATAAAAAGCAGTAATGAAATTAAAAAAACAACAGATGATATAAAGTTTGTATATGTTGGCAGGTATGAGCGTTTAAAAGGCATAGAGGAATTGTCGCTTGCAATTAAACAATTGGATAAATTTTTGAAAGCAGAATTTCATTTTGTAGGCCCAATTCCCGAGAGAAAAAAAATAAAAGGTTCCAATATCTTTTATCATGGAGCAATTTCAGATAAAAGTAAAATTGTGTCTATTTTAGATTCGTGTGATGTTCTTGTGTGTCCAAGCTACTCAGAAGGAATGCCGAATGTTATAATAGAAGCAATGAGCAGAGGATTGGCAATTATGGCAACAGATGTAGGTGCAATTAATTATTTAGTTTCTAGTAAGAATGGTTGGTTGATAAAAGAGCCAACTGTATTAGCCATTAAGACTGTGTTGACTGATATTATTAAGTTCCCCAAAAATGAACTTGACTTGAAAAAAGTAGAATCGATATATTTTACAGAGAAAAACCTAAAATGGGAGAATGTTGCTACCGGTTTAATTACGGCATTAAATAATGCAATAAAAAGCTATAAAACAAGCTCTGGTAGGCCAGATAAATAG
- a CDS encoding PKD domain-containing protein: MKKIILLFTVISILGGNEFFGQKTCATDSFYLERIKIKPSIVPDREAFLEEINSKSNSTNLTTQSSATKIIPVVFHIIHNYGAENISKNQILDQLRILNEDFRKKNADTTSIVASFKPIAADCDIEFRLAQIDPQGNCAEGITRTASSLTYGGDNSITNLISWNTQKYLNVYVFNQLGVGGAAGYTFLPGTFNAGDPEDAIYMSYDYIGSIGTSSSSRSRTLTHEIGHWLGLQHTWGSGNNNNVACGNDGVNDTPITKGSATSVCNLNLQVCGSVIENVQNYMDYSYCSKMFTAGQKLLMQSVLNSNSYPRKNIWSTTNLNATGALLTGNLCPPTADFIATKTTFCAGSNTQFTDKSFTATPTQWLWTFAGGTPSTSTLQNPIVTYSASGMYSITLTASNSIGSSTKTRTSYVDVLSTTADYANTYSESFEVGTIPNVDWTRINDDGGTSWTTKIGAASSGNKSAYINNSNNTDGEIDELVSPSINIASISNAALSFKLSYAQKNSGNNDRLQVYTSVDCGVSWSLRYNKAGSTLATVSAQASAFTPNNAAQWRKDIVNISPVLNSTNVLIKFKFTYNNGNNIYIDEINLQPTGTGIDEYNPISNFMVYPSSTSSLLNVNFYATTNEKAYIKLFDMLGKELKTLELSNNAIGSNTVTIDVSNYTSGIYFISMGTKYASLKTKFIKQ; this comes from the coding sequence ATGAAAAAAATTATTTTATTATTTACAGTAATTTCTATATTGGGTGGAAATGAATTTTTTGGACAAAAAACATGCGCTACCGATTCTTTCTACTTGGAACGCATAAAAATAAAACCTTCTATTGTTCCGGATAGAGAGGCATTTTTGGAAGAAATTAATTCGAAAAGCAATTCTACCAACTTAACTACACAATCTTCTGCCACTAAAATTATACCTGTTGTATTTCATATCATTCATAATTATGGAGCAGAGAATATTTCCAAAAATCAAATACTAGATCAACTTCGCATCTTAAACGAAGACTTTCGCAAAAAAAATGCCGATACAACATCTATAGTTGCTTCATTTAAGCCAATAGCTGCCGATTGCGATATTGAATTTAGATTAGCACAAATTGACCCACAAGGAAATTGCGCAGAAGGAATTACACGAACGGCATCTAGCTTAACCTATGGAGGGGATAACTCTATAACTAATTTAATTTCTTGGAATACGCAAAAATATTTGAACGTATATGTATTTAATCAATTAGGTGTTGGAGGGGCGGCTGGATACACATTTCTGCCGGGAACATTCAACGCAGGCGACCCGGAAGATGCTATCTATATGAGTTACGATTATATTGGAAGCATTGGCACTTCTAGTTCAAGCAGAAGCAGAACACTTACACACGAAATTGGTCATTGGCTTGGCTTACAACACACCTGGGGAAGTGGCAATAATAATAATGTTGCGTGCGGAAACGATGGAGTAAACGATACTCCTATTACTAAAGGTTCGGCTACAAGCGTTTGTAATTTGAATTTGCAAGTATGTGGTAGTGTAATAGAAAACGTACAGAACTATATGGATTATTCCTACTGTTCAAAAATGTTTACAGCTGGGCAAAAGTTGTTAATGCAATCCGTACTTAATTCGAATTCTTATCCTAGAAAAAATATTTGGTCAACAACAAACTTAAATGCTACGGGTGCTTTACTTACAGGTAATCTTTGTCCACCTACAGCTGATTTTATTGCCACGAAAACAACTTTTTGTGCAGGCAGCAATACTCAATTTACAGATAAAAGCTTTACAGCCACACCAACTCAATGGTTATGGACATTTGCCGGTGGAACACCTTCTACATCTACCTTACAAAACCCTATTGTAACATATAGCGCAAGTGGAATGTATTCTATTACGCTAACCGCGAGCAACAGTATAGGCTCAAGTACAAAAACGCGAACATCCTATGTAGATGTACTTTCAACAACAGCTGATTATGCTAATACATACTCGGAGAGTTTTGAAGTAGGAACCATCCCGAACGTTGATTGGACAAGAATAAATGATGATGGGGGAACATCTTGGACAACTAAAATTGGAGCCGCCTCATCAGGAAACAAAAGTGCCTATATTAACAATAGCAATAATACCGATGGTGAAATAGATGAACTCGTATCTCCATCGATAAACATAGCTTCTATTTCCAATGCTGCATTAAGCTTTAAATTATCATACGCACAAAAAAATAGTGGTAATAACGACAGACTTCAAGTTTACACATCAGTAGATTGTGGTGTGAGTTGGTCGTTACGTTATAATAAAGCAGGTAGTACATTAGCAACCGTTTCGGCACAAGCAAGTGCATTTACACCTAACAACGCAGCGCAATGGAGAAAAGACATTGTAAACATATCTCCGGTTTTAAATAGCACCAATGTGTTAATTAAGTTTAAGTTTACGTACAACAATGGAAACAATATTTATATAGATGAAATAAACTTGCAACCTACCGGAACAGGGATAGATGAGTATAATCCAATTTCTAATTTTATGGTTTATCCGTCTTCTACTTCTAGCCTATTAAATGTAAATTTTTATGCTACAACTAATGAAAAAGCATATATTAAGTTATTTGATATGCTTGGTAAAGAATTGAAAACATTGGAACTAAGCAACAATGCCATTGGTAGCAATACGGTAACTATTGATGTTTCTAATTATACAAGCGGCATCTATTTTATTTCCATGGGAACAAAATACGCTTCTCTAAAGACTAAATTTATAAAGCAATAA
- a CDS encoding T9SS type A sorting domain-containing protein, which translates to MKKIILLFATILFTYSAKSQCAQNSTEVLVLGDSWGAFTWENNSHNINFDKYGLSDKKAFSTGASVSPTSNTDLTHSGVESNNYLTSARKVSILNALNSNPNIKIVHISLGGNDFINNWDTTWTQAQIDTLTQTTLDSITSIINFLRQQKPSLKIFLSTYDYPNFEEVINGSTSHPFYGRWNAMKKPSFYQVNKLLSDFNVALSSYITTAPDLYFVNTLGLMQYYFGQTYNLPYAPFGSYPALTAPLPNGYINYPSPMVAMNTYLMIIKDAFHLSPTGFEYLIGHQVKNYYFEELRNYDITTKGEHLKCGYANANNSFGDSSIIIGNVNNVKHVGLLSFTVPTLNSSKSVGKASIFLKRKGLVGTNPIGSYSFNVEMTADSLGNSSFPDNMDFSASVTATATACNFGSVSGNDYWLRLDLPQSMAQQLTSNTQYQFKVGIVGNNSNANQALLFYSDSTSNNAPFIDIFYTTPLSINDNTLNNTSGLSIYPNPAASDLSVLFTEDFSGSIELVDILGNKLTEVIVNTNSQQVNIKLPNIANGIYFILAKNRNTNKIITEKIVVENK; encoded by the coding sequence ATGAAAAAAATTATACTTCTTTTCGCTACAATTCTATTTACCTATTCCGCAAAATCTCAATGTGCACAAAACTCTACAGAAGTGCTTGTTTTAGGAGATAGTTGGGGTGCATTTACATGGGAAAACAACTCACACAATATAAATTTTGACAAATACGGACTATCTGATAAAAAGGCATTTTCAACTGGAGCTTCCGTTTCTCCAACAAGTAATACAGATCTTACTCATAGTGGGGTTGAGAGCAATAATTACTTAACATCGGCTAGAAAAGTAAGTATTTTGAATGCACTTAATAGTAATCCCAATATAAAGATTGTTCATATTAGTTTAGGTGGGAACGATTTTATTAACAATTGGGATACCACGTGGACACAAGCTCAAATTGATACACTTACCCAAACAACACTTGATAGCATTACTTCAATTATTAATTTTTTGCGTCAACAAAAACCTTCACTAAAAATATTTTTATCGACTTACGACTATCCAAATTTTGAAGAAGTTATCAATGGTTCAACCTCCCATCCATTCTATGGAAGATGGAATGCAATGAAAAAACCTAGCTTTTATCAGGTTAATAAACTTTTATCAGATTTCAATGTTGCTTTAAGTAGTTATATCACTACTGCCCCTGATTTATACTTTGTAAATACGCTTGGTTTAATGCAATATTATTTTGGACAAACATATAATCTGCCATATGCTCCATTTGGAAGCTATCCTGCCTTAACTGCTCCATTGCCAAATGGATACATAAATTATCCTAGTCCAATGGTTGCAATGAATACCTACCTAATGATTATTAAGGATGCCTTTCATTTAAGTCCAACTGGATTTGAATATTTGATTGGACATCAAGTAAAGAACTATTATTTTGAAGAACTTAGAAACTATGACATTACCACCAAAGGAGAACATTTAAAGTGTGGATATGCAAATGCAAATAATTCTTTTGGAGATAGCTCTATTATTATTGGAAATGTAAACAATGTAAAGCATGTTGGATTGTTGTCATTTACGGTACCAACACTTAATTCAAGTAAGAGTGTTGGGAAAGCAAGCATTTTCCTTAAAAGAAAAGGCTTAGTAGGAACAAATCCTATAGGTTCTTATTCATTTAACGTTGAAATGACTGCAGATTCACTAGGCAATTCATCATTTCCGGACAATATGGATTTTTCGGCATCTGTAACAGCTACAGCAACTGCTTGCAATTTTGGATCAGTTAGTGGCAATGACTATTGGCTGCGACTCGATTTGCCTCAAAGTATGGCACAGCAACTTACATCAAATACTCAATATCAGTTTAAAGTTGGAATTGTAGGAAATAACTCTAATGCAAATCAAGCTCTACTATTTTATTCAGACTCTACTTCCAACAATGCTCCATTTATTGATATATTTTACACAACACCATTATCAATTAATGATAATACTCTAAACAATACATCCGGATTAAGTATTTATCCTAATCCGGCTGCAAGTGACCTTAGTGTTCTCTTTACTGAAGATTTCTCAGGTAGTATTGAACTGGTTGATATACTTGGGAATAAACTAACAGAAGTGATTGTTAATACCAACAGTCAACAAGTAAATATAAAACTACCGAACATAGCCAACGGAATCTATTTTATACTTGCAAAGAATAGAAATACAAACAAAATAATCACAGAGAAAATAGTAGTTGAAAACAAATAA
- a CDS encoding PKD domain-containing protein, with product MQNFTLLLFSLCSTFLYSQSFCGTDTKYLDLLSKNPALQQKMDAQESFIKQYIATKGANKTNTVKIIPTVFHIIHNYGPENISDAQVIDALRILNEDFRKLNSDTNLIVSGFKGIAADCEIEFRLAQLDPEGKCTDGITRTVSLFTNAGDDNVKTLISWDTDKYLNIWVVAGISMSGVAGFAYYPGTAPQLDFEGVVIEQAYVGSIGTSSAANSRVLTHEVGHFMNLVHTFGFGTCGDASNCNTSVSDFITDTPPTKGNCSTCNLTATSCGVLENVQNYMDYSSCNLMFTTDQKSRMDAALNSPLAGRSNLWSPTNLSFTGVLNTPSVCFPVADFTSSVKNICSGDSLLFTDLSWNGSPTQWQWNFQGGTPASSTIANPTVYYSTPGLYSVTLTCSNSAGQDVKIKTSLINVGTSVGTYSTIFTEGFEGSSIPNSDWDINNPDAQGTWQTSNSVAFTGSKCAFVDNYTNGINGEWEELISPSVNLSTMSNPILSYRVAYARRFSTETDKLEVYYSENCGETWTIRQTKFGFALQTASATSTAFVPGSSNWRKELVNIAPVQAKTNVRFKFKFTSDLGNNLYIDDINVQPLSLSVGEDERLMYNVFPTISSDFVTIQIFDNTSTNNITIKLVDALGKTVLIQNGKAIETDSNNMSLNISHLAKGIYTLNIINNSNARQFKVIKQ from the coding sequence ATGCAAAACTTCACGTTACTTCTATTTTCATTGTGTTCTACATTTCTTTACTCACAGAGCTTTTGCGGAACGGATACTAAATACTTGGATTTGCTGTCCAAGAATCCTGCACTGCAGCAAAAAATGGATGCTCAAGAAAGTTTTATTAAACAATACATTGCAACTAAAGGCGCAAATAAAACCAACACGGTAAAAATAATTCCTACCGTTTTTCATATTATACATAATTATGGTCCGGAGAATATTTCCGATGCACAAGTAATTGATGCGTTAAGAATATTGAATGAAGATTTTAGAAAACTTAATTCAGACACCAATCTTATTGTTTCCGGATTTAAAGGAATTGCAGCCGATTGCGAAATTGAATTTAGATTAGCACAACTAGACCCTGAAGGAAAATGTACAGACGGAATTACACGAACAGTATCTTTATTTACCAATGCCGGAGACGACAATGTAAAGACGCTTATAAGCTGGGATACCGACAAATACTTAAACATATGGGTAGTTGCAGGCATTAGCATGTCGGGCGTTGCGGGCTTTGCATACTATCCGGGAACAGCGCCACAATTAGACTTTGAAGGCGTTGTTATAGAACAAGCTTATGTTGGCAGTATTGGAACATCTTCCGCAGCGAACAGCAGAGTGCTAACACACGAGGTTGGTCATTTTATGAACTTGGTGCATACATTTGGCTTTGGCACTTGCGGAGATGCAAGCAATTGCAATACAAGTGTTAGTGACTTTATAACGGATACACCACCTACCAAAGGTAATTGCAGCACTTGTAATTTAACTGCCACATCGTGTGGTGTGCTTGAAAATGTTCAAAATTATATGGATTACTCTTCATGCAATTTGATGTTTACAACCGACCAAAAAAGTAGAATGGATGCCGCATTAAACTCTCCATTAGCTGGCAGAAGCAATTTATGGTCTCCTACAAATCTATCATTTACAGGTGTTTTAAACACACCTTCTGTTTGCTTTCCTGTTGCAGATTTTACAAGTAGTGTAAAAAATATATGTTCCGGAGATAGTCTTCTATTTACCGATTTATCTTGGAATGGATCTCCAACGCAATGGCAATGGAACTTTCAGGGAGGAACACCGGCAAGCTCTACAATTGCAAATCCTACCGTTTATTATTCTACACCCGGCTTGTATTCTGTTACATTAACATGCAGTAATAGTGCCGGGCAAGATGTTAAAATAAAAACCTCACTGATTAATGTTGGCACATCTGTTGGAACATATTCTACCATTTTTACCGAAGGATTTGAAGGTTCCTCCATTCCAAATTCAGATTGGGATATAAATAATCCCGATGCACAAGGCACTTGGCAAACCTCAAATTCAGTAGCTTTTACAGGTAGCAAATGTGCGTTTGTAGATAATTATACCAACGGAATTAATGGTGAATGGGAAGAGTTAATCTCCCCCTCCGTTAATCTTTCTACCATGTCTAACCCTATTTTATCTTATAGAGTAGCCTACGCAAGAAGATTTAGCACAGAAACCGATAAGTTAGAAGTTTACTATTCTGAAAACTGTGGAGAAACTTGGACAATTAGACAAACTAAATTCGGATTTGCTTTGCAAACAGCATCTGCCACGTCAACAGCATTTGTGCCTGGCAGCTCCAATTGGCGTAAAGAATTGGTAAATATTGCACCAGTTCAGGCAAAAACAAATGTGAGATTCAAATTTAAGTTTACGAGCGATTTAGGAAATAATCTATATATAGATGACATTAATGTACAACCCTTAAGCTTATCTGTAGGTGAAGATGAGCGACTAATGTATAATGTATTTCCAACCATAAGTTCAGACTTTGTTACCATTCAAATTTTTGACAACACGTCAACAAATAATATAACCATTAAGTTGGTAGATGCCTTAGGTAAAACAGTTCTTATTCAAAATGGAAAAGCTATTGAAACAGACAGCAATAACATGAGTTTGAATATTAGCCATCTTGCTAAAGGCATATACACGTTGAATATCATCAACAACAGCAATGCCAGACAGTTTAAGGTAATTAAACAATAA
- a CDS encoding DUF2520 domain-containing protein: MPTKTVVLIGAGRLATNLGIALVNNKFKILQVYSRTAKSAKELASKLNCNYTNNFNQLDNSASLYIISVKDDVLPVIAKKIALKNKLVVHTSGSINMDVLKNVSSSYGIFYPLQTFNKNKTLDFREIPVFIEASDLKTKKQISTIAKSISKKVHYADSETRKLIHLSAVFACNFSNHMYTIASTLLQSKKILFSILQPLVVETAKKAFEITPNKAQTGPAIRRDQKVIEEHLKLLKATKTNKEIYSLLTKSIQQTR, from the coding sequence ATGCCTACAAAAACAGTTGTATTAATAGGTGCAGGTAGGCTTGCAACTAATTTGGGTATAGCGCTAGTAAATAATAAATTCAAGATATTGCAAGTGTATAGCAGAACTGCAAAATCTGCTAAGGAATTAGCTTCAAAATTAAATTGCAACTATACCAATAACTTTAACCAATTAGATAATAGTGCAAGCTTGTACATAATTTCTGTAAAAGATGATGTATTACCAGTAATTGCCAAAAAAATAGCCTTAAAAAACAAATTGGTAGTACACACATCAGGCTCAATAAATATGGATGTTCTAAAAAATGTTTCTTCCTCTTACGGCATTTTTTATCCACTGCAAACATTTAACAAAAACAAAACACTTGATTTTAGAGAGATTCCCGTTTTTATAGAAGCCAGTGATTTGAAAACAAAAAAACAAATTAGCACTATCGCAAAAAGCATTTCAAAAAAAGTGCATTATGCAGATTCGGAAACTAGAAAGCTAATACATTTATCGGCTGTATTTGCCTGCAATTTCAGTAATCACATGTACACAATTGCTAGCACACTTTTACAATCGAAAAAAATTTTATTTTCAATTTTACAACCACTAGTTGTAGAAACAGCAAAAAAAGCATTTGAAATAACGCCCAACAAAGCACAAACAGGACCTGCAATTAGACGAGACCAAAAAGTAATTGAGGAACATCTAAAGCTTTTAAAAGCAACTAAAACAAACAAGGAAATATACAGCCTACTAACAAAATCAATTCAACAAACACGTTAA
- the hisF gene encoding imidazole glycerol phosphate synthase subunit HisF — translation MRRIRVIPVLQYQNQGLVKTVNFKNPSYVGDPINAVKIFNEKEVDELAFIDISATRNKKEPNYDRIREITEECFMPLAYGGGITTTDQIQKILSLGVEKIILNSSAITNEKLVQQAAALFGSQSIVVSIDVKKKFIGGYKVHYNSGEKSTSEDPITFACRMEQLGAGELIVNSIDRDGTYKGYDIDLLKSITSNVSIPVIALGGANNVANLLSAVNEGGASAVAAGSLFVFHGPHRAVLINYPDQQKLVDEFYKKLN, via the coding sequence ATGCGAAGAATAAGAGTTATACCAGTGTTGCAATACCAAAATCAAGGGTTGGTAAAAACAGTCAATTTCAAAAATCCTTCTTATGTTGGCGATCCTATAAATGCAGTAAAAATTTTCAACGAAAAAGAAGTTGATGAATTGGCATTTATTGATATTTCTGCAACAAGAAATAAGAAAGAACCTAATTATGATAGAATAAGAGAAATTACCGAGGAATGTTTTATGCCGCTTGCTTATGGAGGAGGAATAACTACTACCGACCAAATTCAAAAAATATTAAGCTTAGGTGTCGAGAAAATTATTCTTAATTCGTCTGCTATAACCAATGAAAAACTAGTTCAACAAGCCGCTGCGTTATTTGGTAGTCAAAGTATTGTTGTTTCTATTGATGTAAAGAAGAAATTTATTGGTGGATATAAGGTTCACTATAATAGCGGAGAAAAATCAACTTCCGAAGACCCAATTACATTTGCATGCAGGATGGAGCAATTAGGTGCCGGAGAATTGATTGTAAATTCTATTGATAGAGATGGTACTTACAAAGGGTATGATATAGATTTATTAAAGAGTATCACCTCAAACGTTTCTATTCCTGTAATAGCCTTAGGTGGTGCGAATAATGTTGCTAATTTGTTATCTGCGGTAAACGAAGGCGGTGCTTCTGCTGTGGCTGCCGGTAGCTTATTTGTATTTCATGGTCCGCATCGTGCGGTTTTAATTAATTATCCCGATCAACAAAAATTAGTGGATGAGTTTTATAAAAAACTAAATTAA
- a CDS encoding TIGR00730 family Rossman fold protein, with protein MTNKGEEKIRKAFADKNWSDIKATDSWQIFKIMSEFVQGFEKMGKIGPCVSVFGSARTKPDNKYYKLAEEIAYKLTKEGYGVITGGGPGIMEAANKGAKAGGGKSVGLNIKLPFEQSSNPFIDYDKLINFDYFFVRKTVFLKYSQGFIALPGGVGTLDELFEAITLVQTDKIAHFPIILVGKSYWGGMIEWIKNVVLGEEKNISPEDMKFFFVVDTADEAVDKINEFYSKYLLKPNF; from the coding sequence ATGACAAATAAAGGAGAAGAAAAAATAAGAAAAGCATTTGCTGATAAAAATTGGAGTGATATAAAGGCTACAGATTCTTGGCAGATATTTAAAATAATGTCTGAGTTTGTTCAAGGTTTTGAGAAGATGGGTAAAATTGGACCTTGTGTTTCTGTTTTTGGCTCTGCACGTACAAAACCCGATAATAAGTACTATAAATTAGCTGAAGAAATTGCATATAAGCTTACCAAAGAAGGATATGGTGTTATAACCGGTGGTGGACCAGGTATTATGGAAGCTGCCAATAAAGGTGCAAAAGCAGGTGGTGGAAAATCTGTAGGGTTAAATATTAAACTTCCTTTCGAACAGTCTTCAAACCCCTTTATTGATTACGATAAATTGATAAACTTTGATTACTTTTTTGTACGTAAAACGGTGTTTTTGAAATATTCGCAGGGTTTTATCGCTCTACCAGGTGGTGTTGGAACGTTAGATGAATTATTTGAGGCTATTACTTTAGTACAAACTGATAAGATAGCCCATTTCCCAATTATCTTGGTTGGAAAATCGTATTGGGGCGGAATGATTGAATGGATAAAAAATGTGGTATTGGGCGAAGAAAAAAATATTAGTCCGGAGGATATGAAATTCTTCTTTGTTGTAGATACCGCTGATGAGGCCGTTGACAAGATTAATGAGTTCTACTCAAAATACTTATTGAAGCCTAATTTCTAA